The following proteins are co-located in the Massilia litorea genome:
- a CDS encoding pilus assembly protein PilP — translation MMKNLIVPALMTVLLAGCGDSDVREVRTWMEETKAQTRPSVKPLPESKEFLPYAYNGAQAPDPFSADKLAGPGVLAAAQPNAGQPYAARPDLNRPREALENYPLDTMRMVGMMQKGGVSFALVQIERSVYRVRAGQRLGQNFGQVTRVTPAAVEIREMVQDAGGDWVERISKLELQESKEIGK, via the coding sequence ATGATGAAGAACCTGATCGTGCCGGCCTTGATGACCGTGCTGCTGGCCGGCTGCGGCGACAGCGACGTGCGCGAAGTGCGCACCTGGATGGAAGAGACGAAGGCGCAAACCAGGCCGTCGGTGAAACCGCTGCCGGAGTCCAAGGAATTCCTGCCGTACGCCTATAACGGCGCCCAGGCGCCGGATCCCTTCAGCGCCGACAAGCTGGCGGGACCGGGCGTGCTGGCCGCCGCGCAACCGAATGCGGGGCAGCCGTACGCGGCCCGGCCGGACTTGAATCGTCCCCGTGAAGCCTTGGAGAACTATCCTCTCGATACCATGAGGATGGTCGGTATGATGCAAAAGGGCGGCGTCAGCTTTGCCCTGGTGCAGATCGAGCGCAGTGTCTACCGCGTGCGGGCAGGACAGCGCCTGGGCCAGAACTTTGGCCAGGTAACGCGCGTGACCCCGGCGGCCGTGGAAATCCGGGAAATGGTACAGGACGCTGGCGGCGATTGGGTCGAGCGGATA
- a CDS encoding type IV pilus inner membrane component PilO, translated as MNIDLKQLGAELSAQFQGLQGRPPGLWPLAPRLLCAAGAMALVVIAGYFLYWSGQFETQESLAAQESTLRDEYRSKIAQAVNLEALQAQKIQVDRSVERLEKQLPSKAEMAALLSDINQAGVGRGLQFKLFRPDQVVVRDYYAELPIAIELSGSYHDLGAFAADMAHLPRIVTLNNMRLKTDKDGVLTLDAIAKTFRYLDADELATQKAARLKAKKNKKAEGAP; from the coding sequence ATGAACATCGACCTGAAACAACTGGGCGCCGAGCTGTCGGCGCAATTCCAGGGGCTGCAGGGCCGCCCGCCGGGCCTGTGGCCGCTGGCGCCGCGCCTGCTGTGCGCGGCCGGCGCGATGGCGCTGGTCGTCATTGCCGGCTATTTCCTGTACTGGAGCGGGCAGTTCGAGACCCAGGAGTCGCTGGCGGCCCAGGAATCGACGCTGCGCGACGAATACCGTTCGAAAATCGCGCAGGCGGTGAACCTGGAAGCGCTGCAGGCGCAGAAGATCCAGGTCGACCGGTCGGTCGAGCGCCTGGAAAAGCAGTTGCCGAGCAAGGCCGAGATGGCCGCGCTGCTCTCCGACATCAACCAGGCCGGCGTCGGCCGCGGTTTGCAATTCAAGCTGTTCCGTCCCGACCAGGTCGTCGTGCGCGACTACTACGCCGAATTGCCGATCGCGATCGAACTCTCCGGCAGTTACCACGACCTGGGCGCCTTCGCGGCCGACATGGCGCATCTGCCGCGCATCGTCACGCTCAACAACATGCGCCTGAAAACCGACAAGGATGGCGTCCTGACCCTGGACGCGATCGCGAAGACCTTCCGCTACCTCGACGCCGATGAACTGGCCACGCAGAAAGCGGCGCGCCTGAAGGCGAAGAAGAACAAGAAAGCGGAGGGCGCGCCATGA